Proteins from one Coffea arabica cultivar ET-39 chromosome 8c, Coffea Arabica ET-39 HiFi, whole genome shotgun sequence genomic window:
- the LOC113706830 gene encoding heparanase-like protein 3, giving the protein MASCAKAADKFAPNTLLYEMASLLNILGLCLWLFLTCQDSKKVVSQNITQGSLFIDGSASVGSTDENFICATLDWWPPEKCDYGSCSWGNASLLNLDLSNKVLLNAVKAFSPLKIRLGGTLQDKVVYQNADGPRSCNEFVRSMEMFGFTEGCLPMSRWDELNKFFTLAGAEVIFGLNALHGRTIGPGNNVIGPWNSSNAESLIRYTVSNNYTIYGWELGNELSGNGIGASVAADQYASDVIHLQNIVQDVYKDFQSKPLVLGPGGFFDAGWFSQFINEASNSLQAVTHHIYNLGPGSDDHLVDKILDPSNLDGGSQPFRDLQRVLKTSGASTKAWVGEAGGAYNSGRNLVTNTFAFSFWYLDQLGMASSYDTKAYCRQTLVGGNYGLLNTTTFVPNPDYYSALLWHRLMGRNVLATNLTAIKNLRAYAHCSKLSHGITVLLINLDAYATVQVGLSVQNTIPTNRTSIWLLHQHSRHGKFTRNNLDSSMRKEYHLTAKHGNIHSQIVLLNGKILSVDSSGTIPPLEPRTVNPSDPITIAPFSIVFADIPNILVPACK; this is encoded by the exons ATGGCTTCTTGTGCAAAGGCTGCTGATAAGTTTGCTCCAAATACGCTACTCTACGAGATGGCCTCGTTGTTGAATATTCTGGGGTTGTGTCTATGGCTTTTCCTAACCTGCCAAGACTCTAAGAAAGTAGTTTCCCAGAACATCACTCAGGGCAGTTTGTTTATTGATGGCTCGGCCTCAGTTGGGTCGACGGACGAAAACTTCATTTGTGCTACATTGGATTGGTGGCCCCCTGAAAAATGTGACTATGGCAGTTGTAGCTGGGGGAATGCTTCTCTTCTCAATCTG GATCTCAGCAACAAGGTTCTGTTAAATGCAGTCAAAG CCTTTTCTCCCCTGAAAATTAGACTTGGAGGAACTCTGCAAGATAAAGTCGTCTACCAAAACGCAGATGGACCACGATCATGCAACGAATTTGTTAGGAGCATGGAGATGTTTGGTTTCACTGAAGGCTGCTTACCCATGTCAAGATGGGATGAACTTAATAAATTCTTCACATTAGCGGG GGCTgaggtcatttttggtttgaaCGCATTACATGGAAGAACAATAGGTCCTGGTAATAATGTTATAGGTCCTTGGAACTCCAGCAATGCTGAATCTCTGATAAGATATACTGTCAGCAACAACTATACCATCTATGGCTGGGAACTTG GAAATGAATTAAGTGGAAATGGAATCGGAGCAAGTGTTGCGGCAGATCAATATGCATCAGATGTGATTCATCTTCAGAATATCGTGCAAGATGTCTACAAGGACTTCCAGAGTAAGCCACTAGTCCTGGGGCCTGGAGGATTTTTTGATGCTGGATGGTTTTCCCAGTTCATTAACGAAGCTTCCAACTCTCTTCAAGCTGTTACTCACCACATTTACAACCTCGGTCCAG GAAGTGATGATCACCTGGTTGACAAGATACTCGATCCATCAAACCTTGATGGTGGCTCGCAGCCATTCCGTGACCTTCAGCGCGTCCTCAAAACTTCAGGAGCCTCAACAAAAGCATGGGTTGGTGAAGCAGGAGGGGCATATAACAGTGGGCGTAATCTTGTAACTAATACATTTGCCTTCAGTTTCTG GTACTTGGATCAGCTTGGCATGGCATCCTCCTACGACACAAAAGCCTACTGCAGACAAACACTGGTTGGCGGAAACTATGGTCTACTCAACACTACCACATTTGTCCCTAATCCTGATTATTACAG TGCTCTTCTTTGGCACCGTTTAATGGGAAGGAATGTCCTAGCAACAAACTTGACAGCAATAAAGAACCTACGTGCTTATGCTCACTGCTCAAAACTTTCT CATGGAATAACAGTCCTCTTGATCAACCTAGATGCTTACGCGACAGTTCAAGTTGGTCTCTCAGTACAAAATACCATCCCCACAAACAGAACCTCGATATGGCTGCTGCATCAACATTCCAGGCACGGAAAGTTCACAAGGAATAACCTTGATAGCAGCATGAGAAAAGAATACCACCTAACAGCAAAACACGGCAATATACACAGCCAAATAGTACTCCTTAATGGAAAAATACTTTCTGTGGACAGTTCTGGGACTATCCCTCCCCTAGAACCCAGAACAGTAAACCCCTCAGACCCAATTACCATTGCTCCTTTCTCCATTGTATTTGCTGACATCCCCAACATTCTTGTTCCTGCTTGTAAGTAG